TTCCCGATACCGAGATAATAAATATATCAAGCCCCATCTGGACAACCTCTGACTCCTCAGAAGACCTCTTCTTCATCGAAGATACCAAGAATCTGAAAAGGATTGGGACAATCCAGGTTGGTATCTCCCTGCAGCGACAGAAAGATCTCATCAGAGGAATAACCAATCGCATCATCCTCATTAACATCATCATTCTCACAATCTCCTTCCTGACATCTTTCCTCTTCTTAAGATTTGTGACTGCTCCTATCAAGAATCTGATGAAGGCAACCAAGAGTATAGCCGATGGAAACTTCGACCTTAGGATAGATGTTTCGCGTCATGATGAATTGGGCCAGCTTTCACAATCATTCAACGATATGGCCGAGAGTCTCTGCAAAAAAGAGAAGGAACTCCTGAAGGCAAACAAGGAGATCGAGTCGTGGAACCGGGAGCTGGAAAACCGGGTCATCGAAAGAACAAGCGAGCTCAAGTCGGCAAAGGAAGAGCTCGAATTTCAGGGGAAACTGCTGGCAGAGGCAAACGCCAATGCCATCAATCTCCTGAAGAAGACGGAAGACAAGAACCATGAGCTCAGCATGCTGAATCAGAAATTGGAAAAACAAAGGATACTTCTGGATAAGATGAACGCGAGATTAGAAAGTGAGATTGCCGAGAAGGAGGACTTCCTTCGCGCCGTCTCTCACGATCTGAATGCTCCCCTGAACAACATTGCCGGATTAGCCAACTCCATACTGAGAAAGCATGGCGCGGAAATTAACGAGGATATGCGAGACCGACTCCAGCGCATCGAACGAAATATTCAGAGAGAATCCGAGCTTCTGGGAGATCTTCTGGAACTCTCACGGATCAAATCAAGAAGATTATCTTTTGAAAATACAAACATTCGGGAGCTTGTAGATCTCGTCATCGAGAGCCTGGAGCAGCAGATTGAGCAGAAGAAAATCCAGATACAGATCGCGACTCCACTTCCAATCATCTGCTGTGAGAGAAACCGCTTTAGGCAAGTCTTTCAGAACCTCATCGATAATGCTATCAAGTATATGGGGAAACAGGATCGCCCGAGCATCGAGCTCGGATGCGAGGATAATAACGGTTTTTATAAATTCTGGGTCAAGGACAACGGAGTTGGCATCAAGAAGGAAGATCAGGATAAGATCTTCTTCGTTTTTCGGAGACTCAAGAACGAGACGACTCGGGATATTCAGGGTAAAGGGGTCGGATTATCCACCGTAAAGAGAATCATTGAGACGTATAATGGCGAGATCTGGGTAGAGTCCCAGGAAGGTCGAGGAAGCACC
This Acidobacteriota bacterium DNA region includes the following protein-coding sequences:
- a CDS encoding ATP-binding protein translates to MKIIHKLFLIIAGLMIFLSTVLTYNIIIHEKREMRKELEKRGISLAENLSYNSEYSVLINDQAGLNTLIDGVLRDEDVNYVIILDAQGEIISSKGGKFLNKARKGTFIQTALEYDRTIAQEIPDTEIINISSPIWTTSDSSEDLFFIEDTKNLKRIGTIQVGISLQRQKDLIRGITNRIILINIIILTISFLTSFLFLRFVTAPIKNLMKATKSIADGNFDLRIDVSRHDELGQLSQSFNDMAESLCKKEKELLKANKEIESWNRELENRVIERTSELKSAKEELEFQGKLLAEANANAINLLKKTEDKNHELSMLNQKLEKQRILLDKMNARLESEIAEKEDFLRAVSHDLNAPLNNIAGLANSILRKHGAEINEDMRDRLQRIERNIQRESELLGDLLELSRIKSRRLSFENTNIRELVDLVIESLEQQIEQKKIQIQIATPLPIICCERNRFRQVFQNLIDNAIKYMGKQDRPSIELGCEDNNGFYKFWVKDNGVGIKKEDQDKIFFVFRRLKNETTRDIQGKGVGLSTVKRIIETYNGEIWVESQEGRGSTFFFTIPKKASVH